From one Mytilus trossulus isolate FHL-02 chromosome 10, PNRI_Mtr1.1.1.hap1, whole genome shotgun sequence genomic stretch:
- the LOC134688407 gene encoding uncharacterized protein LOC134688407 — protein sequence MAKQDPIGDVWAKNALHRAVTVGQNVYLRAASRKVNWPEYKPRGQRPIEESDSYTSIDDAFSTIIQFMSQTSRQCKKYYDTNKTNRDHCDSQHCSRFHNPAYSEIQNSSPLQRTEDVHVVVQPGTYSVTAGCWGQHQQRKHVVHVDKGQSVDLDFCL from the exons ATGGCGAAGCAG GACCCCATTGGAGATGTATGGGCTAAGAATGCATTACATAGAGCTGTAACAGTAGGCCAGAATGTTTATCTCAGAGCTGCTTCAAGGAAAGTTAATTGGCCCGAATATAAACCAAGAGGTCAAAGACCTATTGAG GAATCAGACTCATACACCAGTATAGATGATGCATTTAGTACTATTATACAGTTCATGTCACAAACCTCAAGGCAGTGTAAG aaatactATGATactaacaaaacaaacagagaCCATTGTGATTCACAACACTGTAGTAGATTCCATAATCCAGCATACAGTGAAATACAGAACAGTAGCCCT CTTCAAAGAACAGAAGACGTACATGTAGTTGTTCAGCCTGGGACATACTCTGTCACTGCAGGATGTTGGGGTCAACATCAACAACGAAAACATGTAGTGCATGTGGACAAAGGACAGTCAGTTGACCTTGACTTTTGCTTGTga